Genomic window (Thermococcus sp. 21S7):
GAGTACCAGTTCGGCGAAGGTGCCGGGGAAGCGTTCAGAGATGCATTCGTCGAGCTATCGCGGAAGACTGGCATGCCGAGGCAGATAAAAGCGAAGGGCAAGCACCTCGCGACCTTCAGGGCCGAGGACGGCCTCTTAACCCTCGGAATTGAAGGTGCCAGAAGGCTTCACGAGGTTCTGCCGTTCCCGAGGATGCGCGTTGTGGTTAACGAAGACGCGGAGCCTTTCGCGAAGCGCGGAAAAAACGTTTTCGCCAAGTTTGTAGTTGATGCCGATCCGGGGATACGGCCCTACGACGAGGTTCTGGTGGTGAACGAGAGGGACGAGCTTTTGGCCACCGGACAGACACTCCTGAGTGGTGAGGAACTGAAGGTCTTCCAGAGCGGTCTAGCTGTGAAGGTTCGCAGGGGCGTCGGGAAGTAGAAAATTTTATAACGTCCCTCCCTTCTCCTATTTCGGGCGGGCCCGTGGTCTAGATGGTTATGACGCCACCCTTACAAGGTGGAGGTCCGGGGTTCGAATCCCCGCGGGCCCACCATAAGAACCTTTTACCGAGCAAAAATCTGATCGAGGAGTGATTTTTTTGGAGAAATGATGAAATTCGCACCACGGTGAACATCATGCTCGCCGTCAAAGTCCCCAAGCGCGAAGCCGAAAGAACGCGGAGGAAGCTCATAGAACTTGGAGTTTTAGCTAAAGGGTACGCCGTCAAAAGAGAAGGTGACTTCGTTCTCTTTCCAGTAATCGGAGAAGTTGAAGGCTTTGAACTTGTCGAGGCCGAGTTTGAGCGGCTTGAGAGGAAACCTCACAGCTACCGGGAGGTCGTTGAGGTTCCGGAAGGGGTTAAACCTCTTCTCCCCAGCTCCTTCGATATAATAGGCGATATCGCGATAATCGAGCTCCCCGCGGAGCTGATGGAGTACGGGGAGGCAATCGGCGGGGCGATTCTTAAGGTGCACCGCCACATTAAAGCAGTCTTTGCCAAGGGCAGCAGGGTTTCTGGGGAATACCGGGTCAGGGGGCTCGTCCATCTCGCCGGGGAGAGGAGAACCGAGACGCTCCACCGCGAGAACGGGATAAGGTTGGCCCTCGACGTTGCAAGGGTCTACTTCTCACCGCGCCTCGCGACGGAGAGGATGAGGATTTTCAAGAAAGCCCAACCTGGAGAAATCGTATTCGACATGTTTGCAGGTGTTGGGCCCTACTCAATCCTCCTTGCGAAGAAGGTAAGGCGGGTCTTTGCCGTCGATTTGAACCCCTGGGCGGTT
Coding sequences:
- a CDS encoding class I SAM-dependent methyltransferase family protein, with translation MLAVKVPKREAERTRRKLIELGVLAKGYAVKREGDFVLFPVIGEVEGFELVEAEFERLERKPHSYREVVEVPEGVKPLLPSSFDIIGDIAIIELPAELMEYGEAIGGAILKVHRHIKAVFAKGSRVSGEYRVRGLVHLAGERRTETLHRENGIRLALDVARVYFSPRLATERMRIFKKAQPGEIVFDMFAGVGPYSILLAKKVRRVFAVDLNPWAVRYLEENLRLNKTGNVVPILGDVRKVAGKVEADRVIMNLPKFADRFLREAMLSVRDGGVVHYYGFGPEEDLFSEHEAKIKAAARELGFKVEFLGERKVRPYAPRQFNIAIDFRVLK